The following are encoded in a window of Anopheles gambiae chromosome X, idAnoGambNW_F1_1, whole genome shotgun sequence genomic DNA:
- the LOC1272131 gene encoding proton-associated sugar transporter A, which yields MDKLHDYQGVAGRWHELRSNVSQWRSEWRERHPGGVRQYLKDTILQAGPSHTSDPIGTDTEHGVRTGWNEGAVDFSHIYRRKTRLELIRISAAVMGIEFSYAAETAFVSPTLLKIGVEHQHMTLVWCLSPLVGFFLTPVLGSLSDRCRSKFGRRRPFIMLLSLGVLLGLLLVPNGEDVGYAMGDFNPYAVNVTAGGNSTSDSTPASLVWQEPVDTSTVDPVVSTVIPPTVPEHRPRHPWGIFFTILGTVLLDFDADACQSPARAFLLDVTVPEDHARGLSTFTIMAGLGGFMGYSLGGIDWDSTSLGIVLGGHVRAVFSLITVIFIVCVLCTVTSFSEIPLWILEEELERQDPPVEGRSNRLASEEPATYGATRHDRRSQPEASPASASYDELPGENFTETSFSGPPASKSPANGDANVGSSVRRSVDENGRETPCEQGDKPTVTLSMYLLSIVYMPHSLRMVCLTNLFCWMAHVCYSLYFTDFVGEAVFDGDPKALDGTEKYLLYEAGVRFGCWGMAMYSLSCACYSLIIERLIKRFRAKSVYVGGLLFYCLGMSLMALSKHRVGVIVFSWTAGVMYSTLFTMPYLLVAHYHSEGVFEVNECGIAKQSTGAIRGLGTDVAIVSSMVFLAQFVLSICMGSIVAWTGTTTAVVTIAAMLSFCGALSATQIMYLNL from the exons ATGGACAAACTGCACGACTATCAAGGAGTGGCGGGGCGATGGCACGAGCTCCGTTCGAACGTGAGCCAATGGCGCAGCGAGTGGCGCGAGAGACACCCGGGCGGTGTGCGGCAGTACCTGAAGGACACGATACTGCAGGCCGGACCGTCGCACACATCCGACCCGATAGGCACGGATACCGAGCACGGTGTGCGGACGGGCTGGAACGAAGGTGCGGTTGATTTCTCGCACATCTATCG TCGCAAGACACGTCTGGAGCTGATCCGCATCTCGGCCGCCGTGATGGGGATCGAGTTTTCCTACGCCGCCGAGACGGCGTTCGTTTCGCCGACCCTGCTGAAGATTGGCGTTGAGCATCAGCACATGACGCTGGTGTGGTGTCTGTCGCCGCTGGTCGGCTTTTTCCTAACGCCCGTGCTCGGTTCGCTCAGCGACCGGTGTCGCAGCAAGTTCGGCCGCCGAAGACCGTTCATCATGCTGCTGTCATTGGGCGTACTGCTCGGGCTGCTGCTCGTCCCGAACGGCGAGGACGTTGGGTACGCGATGGGCGACTTTAACCCGTACGCGGTCAACGTAACGGCTGGTGGCAACAGCACCAGCGACAGTACGCCAGCGAGCCTGGTGTGGCAGGAACCGGTGGACACGAGCACGGTGGATCCCGTAGTGTCGACCGTTATCCCACCGACCGTTCCCGAGCATCGGCCCCGCCATCCGTGGGGCATCTTTTTCACCATCCTCGGCACGGTGCTGCTCGACTTCGACGCGGACGCCTGCCAAAGCCCGGCCCGGGCGTTCCTGCTGGACGTGACCGTGCCGGAGGACCACGCCCGGGGCCTATCCACCTTCACCATCATGGCCGGGCTGGGCGGGTTCATGGGCTACTCGCTCGGTGGCATCGACTGGGACAGCACCTCGCTCGGCATCGTGCTCGGCGGGCACGTCCGGGCCGTCTTTTCGCTCATCACCGTCATCTTTATCGTGTGCGTCCTCTGCACCGTGACGAGCTTCAGCGAGATCCCGCTCTGGATACTGGAGGAAGAGCTGGAACGGCAGGACCCGCCGGTGGAGGGGCGCTCGAACCGACTCGCCAGCGAGGAACCGGCCACGTACGGTGCCACGCGGCACGACCGCCGGTCCCAGCCGGAGGCATCGCCGGCCAGCGCCAGCTACGACGAACTGCCGGGCGAAAACTTCACCGAGACAAGCTTTAGCGGTCCGCCCGCGTCCAAATCGCCCGCCAATGGGGACGCCAATGTGGGCAGCAGTGTCAGGCGCAGCGTGGATGAGAATGGGCGCGAGACGCCCTGCGAGCAAGGCGACAAGCCAACCGTTACGCTCAGCATGTATCTGCTGTCGATCGTCTATATGCCGCACTCGCTGCGGATGGTCTGCCTGACGAACCTGTTCTGCTGGATGGCGCACGTCTGCTATTCGCTCTACTTTACCGATTTTGTCGGCGAGGCTGTGTTCGATGGGGACCCAAAG GCACTCGACGGTACCGAAAAGTATTTGCTGTACGAAGCGGGCGTCCGGTTCGGCTGCTGGGGCATGGCCATGTACTCGCTGTCCTGCGCCTGCTACTCCCTGATCATCGAACGGCTCATCAAGCGCTTCCGGGCTAAGAGTGTCTACGTCGGCGGGCTGCTCTTCTACTGCCTGGGGATGTCGCTGATGGCCCTGTCGAAGCACCGTGTCGGGGTGATCGTGTTTAGCTGGACTGCGGGCGTTATGTATTCCACCCTCTTCACCATGCCGTATCTGCTTGTCGCACACTACCATTCGGAAGGTGTG TTCGAAGTAAATGAATGTGGCATTGCAAAGCAGAGCACGGGTGCGATCCGTGGACTCGGCACGGACGTGGCCATCGTCAGCAGCATGGTGTTTTTGGCCCAGTTTGTGCTGTCCATCTGTATGGGATCGATCGTGGCCTGGACCGGCACAACGACGGCCGTCGTTACGATCGCTGCCATGTTAAGCTTCTGCGGTGCCCTTTCCGCCACCCAAATTATGTATCTGAATTTGTGA